CAGGGCTCCGATTGTAATGCCGACCCCTTTTTCCAGGGGTTCAACTTCAAATCTGCCGGCAAGCGGGTTGCTTTCATGAGGAATGAAAGTCACCTTGGGCTTGATCAGCGTCATTTTCTGTTTCAATAAATCCATTAATTCCCCCTTGACCAAATTGTAAAACGGGCTAATTTATCGAACAATCGAAATGGCTCAGGTTACTTCTTCACCTTGTGTCTGGAAGCTCTTCTCTTCTTCTTCCTCTTGTGTCTGTTTATTTTGGATTTTCTCTTTTTTTTAACTGAACCCATTCTGCCGCTCCTTCCTAAGCGAAGATTTTTTTCGCAAACTCAGGCAGCGCGAACGCAGCCTGATGAATTTCATAATTATAATACTTCAATCCTAAACTGGAAAGATCTTTTTTATTTCTGATTTCTACCGGATCGAATTTCTTGCTGCCTACCGTGAATGT
This genomic interval from Candidatus Wallbacteria bacterium contains the following:
- a CDS encoding AURKAIP1/COX24 domain-containing protein; the encoded protein is MGSVKKKRKSKINRHKRKKKRRASRHKVKK